Proteins encoded in a region of the Acidobacteriota bacterium genome:
- a CDS encoding glycosyltransferase, producing the protein MSVRPRRGTSVHQVLATLGYGDAIGNEVLGIQRVLRAAGYHSDIFVETADPRLESLTRDFRELVGESHPDNVLLHHFSIGSKASRVAYALPDRMMLVYHNITPPQYFLDIHKLLVRFCYHGRRELGAYVDRCDLALGDSEFNRLELQDLGFTRTGVLPVVADFSHLDVTPNDVVARDFDDGWTNILFVGRVIPNKRIEHLIRFYTLYKTRYNPRSRLLIVGSSQEFERYQTMLYDLVSRLGVSDVHFTGHVSNEELTAYYDVADVFLCASEHEGFCVPLVEAFYKRIPVLAWAKTAVPATMDGAGVLYEHADPGEVATLIDLVVSDADLQERILRTQDAALERMAARDLAGVLLPLVERVQTGPRLAPAAVTSDFWQQFDTTERVAELRLMRPAIYRALPTATRASGITV; encoded by the coding sequence GTGAGCGTCCGTCCGCGCCGGGGCACGTCGGTGCATCAAGTGCTGGCCACGTTAGGCTACGGCGATGCGATTGGCAACGAGGTCCTGGGGATCCAGCGCGTGCTCAGGGCGGCGGGGTACCACTCTGACATCTTCGTCGAAACCGCCGATCCACGCCTCGAATCGCTCACGCGCGACTTCCGGGAGCTGGTCGGCGAGAGCCATCCCGACAACGTCCTGCTCCACCACTTCTCCATCGGGTCGAAGGCCTCGCGCGTCGCCTACGCGCTGCCCGATCGGATGATGCTGGTCTACCACAACATCACGCCGCCGCAGTATTTCTTGGACATCCACAAGCTGCTGGTCAGGTTCTGCTACCACGGCCGTCGGGAGCTCGGCGCGTATGTCGACCGCTGCGATCTCGCGCTGGGCGACTCGGAGTTCAACCGGTTGGAACTCCAGGATCTAGGATTCACGCGGACCGGCGTGCTGCCGGTGGTCGCGGACTTCTCCCACCTGGATGTGACGCCCAACGACGTCGTCGCGCGCGACTTCGACGATGGCTGGACCAACATCCTGTTTGTCGGCCGGGTCATCCCCAACAAGCGTATTGAACATCTCATTCGGTTCTATACGCTCTACAAGACGCGGTACAACCCACGGTCGCGACTGCTCATCGTCGGGTCGTCACAGGAGTTCGAGCGCTATCAGACGATGCTGTACGACCTGGTCTCTCGGTTGGGCGTCTCCGACGTTCACTTCACCGGTCATGTGTCGAACGAGGAACTCACGGCCTATTACGACGTCGCCGACGTCTTCCTGTGCGCCAGCGAGCACGAGGGGTTCTGCGTGCCGCTCGTGGAGGCCTTCTACAAGCGTATCCCGGTGCTGGCGTGGGCGAAGACGGCGGTGCCCGCGACCATGGACGGCGCGGGCGTGCTGTACGAACATGCCGATCCCGGCGAGGTGGCGACCCTGATCGACCTCGTGGTCAGCGATGCGGATCTCCAGGAGCGTATCCTGCGCACCCAGGACGCGGCGCTCGAGCGGATGGCTGCGAGAGATCTTGCCGGAGTTCTCTTGCCGTTGGTGGAGCGGGTCCAGACAGGGCCACGTCTGGCGCCGGCAGCGGTGACGAGCGACTTCTGGCAGCAGTTCGACACCACGGAACGAGTGGCGGAGCTGCGCCTCATGCGGCCGGCCATCTATCGCGCGCTGCCGACCGCGACTCGCGCCAGCGGCATCACGGTGTAG